The DNA sequence ACCCAGTGTGAGGCAGACCTTGGTGGACGCGAATATGGACGTGGTCGTCCCCTCCCACGAGCACCTACAACAAAAGTAGAACAACACCAACGTCAGCTGCTACTTGATACACTAAAAATTGTGAACAACTGCACACTGTGGAACAGCTTTCTCCAAATGACACTCAGATTGCGACTGGTCATGACGTCATCAACATACAATGGCTGACATTGGCCCATACCAACGTCAAAGCACTGCTTTTGACCCCGCAATGATGACGTATCAATATCAGGAATTGAAAATCTGCACATACGACAGACTTGTTTtacaatattacaataaaatCAAGCAAACCAATCATTTAGGGCACACAAAAAGAAATAACCAGGTAGAAGATGCTTCTCTATCGTGGTGGTTAAgtactatattattatttttgacattaaaaaaatgatgacaaaacaaTCCGAAATCACGTGACTGATTAGCCTGCGCTTACCTTGATGAAGTAGTTGGTCCCACTCACAACCTGTGATTTGTAATTCTTGGCAGTGAAAACGACGTAAGTTTTCCCAGTTTTTTGCTCCGCTTCAGCCTTCACCTAAAAGTCATTTGTCAGCTTTGGTTTAGTtagtttttcatattttatgtaCAATCAATGTTTACttacaaagaaaacaacaattaaaGTGCAAAAATTCGTAACTTACTTGGTCGCAGATTTTCTGAATCTCTGCGTCGGCAATTCTCACGTCTGCAAGCCCTCCGCAGCACATCATCTTGGCGTTTATCAAGGACTGCAGAAAGACAAGGAGCAGAAACGCTAAACTACAATTTGTCTCGACGATTGCGCCTTATAAAAACACTACCGGTTTATCATGTGACGTTGACTAATGGACCGTACCATTCTCATGTGGGTAAGGGGTCGTTAGTTCAACCTTGACAGAAAAGCGTTACTTTATTCAGCCTACAGATTCAACTTCTACCGTCTACGTCGTGCATTTAGGCTATATTTTAACACGATTTTGATTCCGTTTCCATTTTGTCTGCATATAAGacgtttattttttcaaaatgttcgtTTCACGGCTCCCTTTTAGTTATAGAGTCCTAGGTGTGGCTGTTTCAATTGTTGCGTTCAAAGAAGGTGGTGAGTCGGAGGAAAAGTGCACTAtagggcgtttttttttctagaaatgGGAAGTCGTGAGGTTGCGAAATCGTCATACTCCACAATGGTGACTCATGGAGACCCCGCCCGTGAATAGCAAAATATAATTTACAcgatcatgattttttttaaattacattaatttaGTTAATCTAAAGAagtaacttcacgtaacacaacgtgaTTTGTACTGACTGTGTTacccagaacaacaaacaacttATGTATTTGATTATAACATGCGGTGCTTCAATTGTTTGCATTGTATTTAATGTGAgttgaaaaaagttgaaataaaatatatatttttttcttttctagtgTTTGCATCAAAGGATGGTTTTCatgaagtttattttttttgtaaatgccaaaaaaacaagtgctGTTAAtagataactttttttaaatagccttTAGTTTAAAAAGTAAAGGTTGAGTTTCAGCTTTTTTTGTTATCCACACATGGGTGAACACTTTCGCCCCTCCTATCTTAGCAAAAGGGGCGTGTCGTATCTACCAACGTACACATGAGCGAAACTAGCAGACGAGCACAAATTTCATAAACAGCTAACCAAATAAGTGATAAGTTGCTTTTTAGCGTTTTATACAGATTTGTATACAGATTTCACAAGTTGAGGCCACCGGTACATTTGtagtgtttgtttttgagaCAGTACACAAACACATAAGTGCACCGCATAgtaattatttcaacattttgttaCTTAGGAATATATCTTTTACATCCATCTAAGCCAGCAATGTATAGTAACACTGACcaaagaacaattaaatgctgttTCATAAAGAAGATACAAGAAACCTACGTATTCCATTTTGGCAAGTTTCTTAGTCCTTGATCTTGGGAAAACATACGTGGTCTGAGAAAAGTTAGCTAAGAAACTAGCTAGTGTACTTCAGATCAATGACTCAAGAAAAAGAGCTGCAAAGAGGTGAGaatccaaattgtgtttatattcaataaaaaaaaaaatgacaatgtcaaatgtaaacaattcaGTGAAAGCAACATATGTTCTGCTTGGGGGAAGCTGTGGCATTGCGGCGGAATACcgtaaatttgtaaaatatttactgtCCCTTCTTGTGTGTCCGCATGTGTACAGTCAAACTGTTCTTATGAGCATAGCTTTCACCACAAATTGAGCAACTGTAGGGTTTTTCTCCTGTATGGATTCTCCTGTGTGTTACCAAGTGTGACCTGAGAGAGAAAGTTTTATTACACAGCGAGCAGCCGTAAGGTCTCTCTCCCGTGTGCACTCTCATGTGTGAGCTCATGTAATCCTTCCGAGAgaatgttttaccacaaactgagcaccgAAAGGGTTTTTCCCCAGTGTGCGTTCTCATGTGTTTCACCTCGTGCGACTTGTGAGCGAATCGTTGACCGCACAATGAACACTGAAacggtttttctccagtgtgcgtCCTCATGTGCGATACCACGTGTGACTTGTGAGAGAATGTTTTACCACACAACGAGCAACTGAAAgttttttctcctgtgtgtgttgTCATATGCGATATCAGATACGGCTTTTGAGAGAAGTTCTTACCGCAAGTTGCGcaagtaaatgttttttctctccCGTGTATTTTCATGTGTGACCCCAGATGTTCCTTACGAGAGAATGTCGtaccacaaacggagcaagggaatggtttttctcctgtgtgcgTTCTCACGTGTGAGTCCAGATGCGGCTTTTGAGAGAAGGCTTTACCACAAGTTGAGCAACTGTATGGTTTTTCCCCTGTGTGCGTTCTCATGTGTCGAATCAAATATTGTTTCGCAAAACCTTTACCGCACACTGGGCAGGTGCCGCGTTTCTTACATGCGTGTGACGTTTCCTTGTTGCCAAGAGTCGTTTCCTTTTCAGAGCATTTCGACGGTTTGTCGTCACCTTCGCAGTCTGTGTCGCTCCTCAAAGGTTCTTCCGTGTCGTCACTGTCTGACAGTGGAGCTAAGAGGTCGTGTGTTGGACTGGCACAACAAAGCTGCGACCACTCGGGTggttcatcatcttcatcatcatcttcactcttcacGACGACGATAGTCAGTGGAAACTTGCTGATGTGGGCCTCCtgctcttcctctttaatgttGAGTGGGTGTGAGACCACCTGTTTCAAACTG is a window from the Vanacampus margaritifer isolate UIUO_Vmar chromosome 3, RoL_Vmar_1.0, whole genome shotgun sequence genome containing:
- the LOC144048607 gene encoding cystatin-B-like, with protein sequence MMCCGGLADVRIADAEIQKICDQVKAEAEQKTGKTYVVFTAKNYKSQVVSGTNYFIKVLVGGDDHVHIRVHQGLPHTGSKLKLADIKESKTHADAIEYF
- the LOC144048539 gene encoding uncharacterized protein LOC144048539 produces the protein MNKPQNELGRTREDIEQHQTTLFSSQTLQDLQQLIGYREDPQHPHVKNQAEAPLHTHATEADVNKSPLTVAVLKTEDDEKKPPELSQLRCCTPSGDRLGGPPDHIVSALSHTEEHLKGDTDGKGDGGIQQHGGNSSLKQVVSHPLNIKEEEQEAHISKFPLTIVVVKSEDDDEDDEPPEWSQLCCASPTHDLLAPLSDSDDTEEPLRSDTDCEGDDKPSKCSEKETTLGNKETSHACKKRGTCPVCGKGFAKQYLIRHMRTHTGEKPYSCSTCGKAFSQKPHLDSHVRTHTGEKPFPCSVCGTTFSRKEHLGSHMKIHGREKTFTCATCGKNFSQKPYLISHMTTHTGEKTFSCSLCGKTFSHKSHVVSHMRTHTGEKPFQCSLCGQRFAHKSHEVKHMRTHTGEKPFRCSVCGKTFSRKDYMSSHMRVHTGERPYGCSLCNKTFSLRSHLVTHRRIHTGEKPYSCSICGESYAHKNSLTVHMRTHKKGQ